In Vicinamibacteria bacterium, the genomic stretch GGCTGCCACCACGTTGTGGACGCAAATCATGTTCCCCGCAGCGCCGCCGACCGCCTGAAGCGCTACGACCCAGCTCGGATCGACGCCGATGCGCTCACCCACGCCGAACTGAAATAGCGAGAACATCATGTTGCTGACGGTGTTGCTTCCGGCGACGAACGCGCCGAGCCCCCCGATGAAGGGAGCGAAAAGGGGCCAGGCGCTACCGGCGAGGGATGCAACGCCGTCCGCGAGAGCGATGGGCATTCGCTCGAACCCCGAAGCGCCACCGTCGGAGTTGATGAAGACCTGGACCATGGGGACGGTGAAGACTAGCGCAACCGAGGCGGCACCGGTGGTTCGGAGGGAGCGAAGTACGGCTTGGCCGTAGGAAGCCGCTTGCAGGCGGTGCAAGATCACGGCGCACAGGGACGCCACGATGAAGACCGTTCCTGGTAGAAAAAGTGGCTGGAATCGAGACGTGATTCCCGAGCCGAGGATATCGGCCCATTCGACCGACCAGGCATTGAGCCAACCGAAAAATGGGAGGCCTCGCAGCCGCGTCAATACGAGAAGAAGGCCCACGATCGCGTAGGGCGTCCAGGCCAGGCCGAGGCCCATCCTCGTTCTTCCCTTCACCTCCACGACCTCGATCGTGCCCGACCACTCGGGCTGCCACAGAGTCGAGGGCTCGAAATCCCAGAGCTCGTCTTTCCTCGGGAGAAACCAGCCTCTCTTGGCCGCGCTGACAACAATCGCCAACCCAATGAGGCCTCCGAGAAGCGAAGGAAACTCGGGGCCGAGCAGATTGGCCACGAGGAGATAAGGAACCGTGAACGAAAATGCCGAGAACAGGGCGAACGGCCATACGCGAAGGCCTTCGGCAAAAGAGCGGTCGCGTCCGAAAAAGCGTGTCATGAAGCCCAGCACGATCAGCGGCACGAGCGTCCCGG encodes the following:
- a CDS encoding L-lactate permease, producing MGTYTLAALSILPVLAVAVFLVGLRWPASRAMPLSYVVAILLSGLVWDVPSSKIAAASVNGLIVAGTLLYIIFGAILLLNTLHESGALSAIRKGFTDITPDRRIQVIIIAWLFGSFIEGSAGFGTPAAVAVPLLVGLGFPALAAVVAGMLIQSTPVSFGAAGTPILIGVNTGLSGAESVTSFAASRGFGEWTDFLAMIGAKVALLHAIAGTLVPLIVLGFMTRFFGRDRSFAEGLRVWPFALFSAFSFTVPYLLVANLLGPEFPSLLGGLIGLAIVVSAAKRGWFLPRKDELWDFEPSTLWQPEWSGTIEVVEVKGRTRMGLGLAWTPYAIVGLLLVLTRLRGLPFFGWLNAWSVEWADILGSGITSRFQPLFLPGTVFIVASLCAVILHRLQAASYGQAVLRSLRTTGAASVALVFTVPMVQVFINSDGGASGFERMPIALADGVASLAGSAWPLFAPFIGGLGAFVAGSNTVSNMMFSLFQFGVGERIGVDPSWVVALQAVGGAAGNMICVHNVVAASAVVGLLGREGVVIRMTLLPFVYYALLPGALGYFIVWYEDTGLINAGSLLVTAIALGAVYLVVTQIREPRERR